From the Gasterosteus aculeatus chromosome 13, fGasAcu3.hap1.1, whole genome shotgun sequence genome, one window contains:
- the LOC120830145 gene encoding solute carrier family 12 member 2-like: MSGQKPSLKSGGSPQSRFQVDVVTEASSADGCKPPEEARGRSRVVGFLDAGALGSAMDIGLPPDVSYDPDAARSDSVSLHSTGTGHTHVSDSHSNTYYMRTFGHNTIDAVPNIDFYRHTAATLGEKLTRPSLSELHDELDKDPFEDGLANGEEPSVAEEAAAALRAKEAKGGTIKFGWVKGVLIRCMLNIWGVMLFIRMSWIVGQAGIGLTIAIILMATVVTTITGLSTSAIATNGFVRGGGAYYLISRSLGPEFGGSIGLIFAFANAVAVAMYVVGFAETVVEMLSDVDALMTDELNDIRIVGTLTVILLLGISVAGMEWEAKAQIVLLVILLAAIANYFIGSFISTESKEPKGFFGYQSAIFLENLGPDFRDEETFFSMFAIFFPAATGILAGANISGDLTDPQSAIPKGTLLAILITGITYVAITISAGSCIVRDATGDHNDTVSDTVNCTDAACTLGYDFSICKEGGCQYGLINDFQVLGLVSGFGPLISAGIFSATLSSALASLVSAPKVFQALCKDNIYPGLGVFAKGYGKNNEPLRGYVLTFCIGLAFILIAELNIIAPIISNFFLASYALINFSVFHASLANSPGWRPSFKYFNKWVSLAGAILCCVVMFVINWWAALVTLLIVLALYIYVSYKKPDVNWGSSTQALIYNQALTHCMNLTGVEDHVKNFRPQCLVLAGYPNSRPALLQLVNSFTKNVGLMVCAHVRMVTRRPNLKELSQEHGRCQRWLNKKRIKAFYTHVFSDNLRHGAQFLMQAVGLGRLKPNTLVMGFKNNWSDGDMREVEIYINTIHDAFDLQYGVVILRLRDGLDVSHIQGQDEIIQSQEKPPAGGKDALVSVVPTKDSDSCPSKATSGQSSPLIVRAADTKCPLSLTEQRLLEASQQFKKKQGKGTIDVWWLFDDGGLTLLIPFLLTNGSKWGDCRIRVFIGGKINRIDHDRRAMATLLSRFRIDFSDIHVLGDINTKPKKHNKLSFRELVEPYRLREDDMEQEAAERLKAQEPWRITDNELELYKAKNNRQIRLNELLKEHSAAAKLIVMSMPLARKGTVSSALYMCWLETLSRDVPPLLLVRGNHQSVLTFYS, translated from the exons ATGTCGGGACAGAAACCGTCCCTGAAGAGCGGCGGCTCCCCGCAGAGCCGCTTCCAGGTGGACGTGGTGACGGAAGCGTCCTCCGCCGACGGATGCAAGCCGCCCGAGGAGGCCAGAGGCCGGTCCCGCGTGGTGGGCTTCCTGGATGCCGGAGCGCTGGGCAGCGCGATGGACATCGGCCTCCCGCCGGACGTCTCCTACGACCCGGACGCGGCGAGGAGCGACTCGGTCAGCCTGCACTCGACGGGCACGGGTCACACGCACGTCTCCGACAGCCACTCCAACACCTACTACATGCGCACGTTCGGACACAACACCATCGACGCCGTGCCCAACATCGACTTCTACCGGCACACCGCCGCGACCCTCGGGGAGAAGCTCACCCGACCGTCGCTGTCGGAGCTGCACGACGAACTCGATAAA gATCCGTTTGAGGACGGTCTGGCCAATGGAGAGGAGCCCTCggtggcggaggaggcggcggcggcgctgagGGCCAAGGAGGCGAAGGGAGGAACCATCAAGTTCGGCTGGGTCAAAGGAGTCTTG ATCCGCTGCATGCTGAACATCTGGGGCGTGATGCTCttcatcagaatgtcctggatCGTTGGACAGGCTGGAATCG GACTGACCATCGCCATCATCCTGATGGCCACCGTGGTCACCACCATCACGGGTCTGTCCACCTCCGCCATAGCGACCAACGGCTTCGTACGGGGAG GCGGAGCCTACTACCTGATCTCCAGAAGCCTGGGGCCGGAGTTCGGAGGCTCCATTGGCCTCATCTTCGCCTTCGCCAACGCCGTGGCCGTGGCCATGTACGTCGTGGGCTTCGCGGAGACGGTCGTGGAGATGCTCAGC GACGTCGACGCTCTGATGACCGACGAGCTGAACGACATTCGCATCGTTGGGACGCTGACCGTCATCCTGCTGCTGGGAATCTCTGTGGCCGGGATGGAGTGGGAAGCCAAG GCTCAGATTGTCCTTCTGGTGATCCTGCTGGCGGCCATCGCCAACTACTTCATAGGAAGCTTCATCTCCACCGAGAGCAAAGAGCCCAAAGGCTTCTTCGGCTACCAAT CCGCCATCTTTTTGGAGAACCTTGGTCCAGACTTCAGGGACGAGGAGACCTTCTTCTCCATGTTTGCCATTTTCTTTCCCGCGGCCACGGGGATCCTCGCCGGGGCCAACATCTCCGGAGACCTCACG GATCCTCAGTCAGCGATCCCTAAAGGTACGCTGCTGGCTATCCTCATCACAGGAATCACCTACGTGGCCATCACCATCTCCGCAG gctcCTGCATCGTCCGGGACGCCACTGGCGACCACAACGACACGGTGAGCGACACGGTGAACTGCACCGACGCCGCCTGCACGCTGGGCTACGACTTCTCCATCTGCAAGGAGGGCGGCTGCCAGTACGGGCTGATCAACGACTTCCAG gtgttgGGTCTGGTGTCGGGTTTCGGGCCCCTGATCTCCGCGGGGATCTTCTCCGCCACGCTGTCGTCGGCTCTGGCCTCGCTGGTCAGCGCGCCCAAAGTCTTCCAG GCTCTCTGTAAGGACAACATCTACCCCGGCCTGGGCGTGTTTGCAAAGGGTTACGGGAAGAACAACGAGCCTCTCCGGGGCTACGTCCTGACCTTCTGCATCGGCCTGGCCTTCATCCTCATCG ccgaGCTGAACATCATCGCTCCGATCATCTCCAACTTCTTCCTGGCCTCGTACGCTCTGATCAACTTCTCCGTCTTCCACGCCTCCTTGGCCAACTCTCCAG GGTGGCGTCCCAGCTTCAAGTACTTCAACAAGTGGGTGTCCCTCGCCGGGGCGATCCTGTGCTGCGTGGTGATGTTTGTCATCAACTGGTGGGCGGCGCTGGTCACTCTGCTCATCGTCCTCGCTCTCTACATCTACGTCAGCTACAAGAAACCCG ATGTGAACTGGGGTTCGTCCACTCAGGCTCTGATTTACAACCAGGCTCTGACTCACTGCATGAACCTCACAGGAGTCGAGGACCACGTCAAGAACTTCAG GCCGCAGTGTTTGGTGCTGGCCGGTTATCCGAACTCTCGCCCCGCTCTGCTTCAGCTGGTGAACTCGTTCACCAAGAACGTCGGCCTGATGGTCTGCGCACACGTTCGGATG GTGACCCGCCGGCCCAACCTGAAGGAGCTGTCCCAGGAGCATGGCCGCTGTCAGCGCTGGCTCAACAAGAAGCGCATCAAGGCCTTCTACACGCACGTGTTCTCCGACAACCTGCGGCACGGAGCGCAGTTCCTCATGCAG GCGGTGGGTTTGGGCCGTCTGAAGCCCAACACCTTGGTCATGGGCTTCAAGAACAACTGGAGTGACGGAGACATGCGGGAAGTGGAGATCTACATCAACACGATACA CGACGCCTTCGACCTGCAGTACGGGGTGGTCATCCTCCGCCTGCGGGACGGACTGGACGTCTCCCACATCCAGGGACAAG ACGAGATCATCCAGTCCCAGGAGAAGCCCCCGGCCGGCGGGAAGGACGCGCTGGTTTCCGTGGTCCCGACCAAAGACTCGGACTCCTGTCCCTCCAAAGCCACGAGTGGGCAGAGCAGCCCGCTCATCGTGAGAG ctgcagACACCAAGTGTCCTCTGAGTCTGACGGAGCAGCGCCTGCTGGAGGCCAGCCAGCAGTTCAAGAAGAAGCAGGGCAAAGGAACCATCGACGTGTGGTGGCTCTTTGACGACGGAG gtctcACTCTGCTGATTCCCTTCCTGCTGACCAACGGGAGCAAATGGGGCGACTGCAGGATCCGCGTCTTCATCGGCGGGAAAATCAACCGCATCGACCACGACCGCCGAgc catggCCACGCTGCTCAGCAGGTTCAGGATCGACTTCTCAGACATCCACGTCCTCGGAGACATCAACACCAAACCCAAGAAGCACAA CAAGCTGAGCTTCAGGGAGCTGGTGGAGCCGTACCGGCTGAGGGAGG
- the gramd2b gene encoding GRAM domain-containing protein 2B isoform X2 has protein sequence MSDAPNRRLCSDAENAEKRPRSERTARDPPDAVEPERREPPGGRKPALVRSKTFDPSLLTRVQTDPDSKIERKKSYYSQLSKSNCQYHKIFKEICKEEQLRQSYTCALQKDILYQGRMFVSDHWICFHSKVFGKDTKIAIPVVSVTHVKKTKTAILLPNALVVATANDRYVFVSFMSRDNTYKFLMSSCLHLEEKSPCSSPVPSSAASSFRGQRSPQRSPLTPHYALSFPADFCELDVAVRQRRRDVEESSSSDSQTPDYDKAAEFPDPLPEHQRVKNQHQNQNQTQTQSSDNKQQDKQHTGSELVIDGRTLKAVSLNTLLSVYLLLVCVLVLSSCYLAYKIVSLEQRLTMLGSITESPPQESDFLWGSEVNTELFSELLTINLMKLEKVQKNLQRLLDEAS, from the exons ATGAGCGATGCCCCAAACCGGAGACTCTG TTCCGATGCGGAAAACGCGGAGAAGCGTCCCAGAAGCGAGAGGACGGCCCGAGATCCACCGGACGCCGTCGAGCCGGAGCGACGCGAGCCGCCTGGCGGCAGAAAACCGGCCTTGGTCAG ATCAAAGACCTTCGATCCCTCTCTGCTGACTCGCGTGCAGACGGACCCGGACTCCAAGATAGAGAGGAAGAAGTCTTACTACAGCCAG CTTTCAAAGAGCAACTGCCAGTACCATAAAATATTCAAGGAGATCTGCAAAGAAGAACAGCTCAGACAGA GTTACACCTGTGCTCTGCAGAAAGACATCCTCTACCAGGGACGGATGTTTGTCTCCGACCACTGGATCTGTTTCCACTCCAAGGTGTTTGGAAAGGACACAAAG ATCGCCATCCCGGTGGTGTCCGTCACGCACGTCAAGAAGACCAAAACCGCCATCCTGCTGCCCAACGCCCTGGTGGTCGCCACCGCTAATGACagg tacGTCTTCGTGTCCTTCATGTCCAGAGACAACACCTACAAGTTCTTGATGTCCAGCTGTCTTCACCTGGAG GAGAAGAGTCCGTGCAGCAGCCCTGTCCCGTCCTCGGCTGCGAGCAGcttcagaggtcaaaggtcacctcaGAGGTCACCTCTGACGCCTCACTATGCTCTG AGCTTCCCGGCTGATTTCTGCGAGCTGGACGTGGCGGTGAGGCAGAGGAGGCGAGAcgtggaggagagcagcagctcgGACTCACAGACCCCCGACTACGACAAGGCAGCAG AGTTCCCCGATCCTCTGCCCGAACACCAACGGGTGAAGAACCagcaccagaaccagaaccagacccagacgcagagctctgacaacaagcagcaggaCAAACAGCACACTG GGTCAGAGCTGGTGATTGACGGCAGAACTCTGAAAGCAGTTTCTCTCAACACTCTGCTGTCTGTCTACTTGTTACT agtgtgtgtcctGGTCCTCTCTTCCTGTTACTTGGCCTATAAGATCGTCTCGTTGGAGCAGCGGCTGACGATGCTCGGCTCCATCACCGAGTCCCCCCCCCAGGA AAGCGACTTCCTGTGGGGGAGCGAGGTGAACACGGAGCTTTTCTCGGAACTGCTGACCATCAACCTGATGAAGCTGGAGAAG gTGCAGAAGAACCTGCAGCGGCTGCTGGACGAAGCCTCCTGA
- the gramd2b gene encoding GRAM domain-containing protein 2B isoform X1, which yields MENYGVDDILQFKKSSTGSRPSHRSDAENAEKRPRSERTARDPPDAVEPERREPPGGRKPALVRSKTFDPSLLTRVQTDPDSKIERKKSYYSQLSKSNCQYHKIFKEICKEEQLRQSYTCALQKDILYQGRMFVSDHWICFHSKVFGKDTKIAIPVVSVTHVKKTKTAILLPNALVVATANDRYVFVSFMSRDNTYKFLMSSCLHLEEKSPCSSPVPSSAASSFRGQRSPQRSPLTPHYALSFPADFCELDVAVRQRRRDVEESSSSDSQTPDYDKAAEFPDPLPEHQRVKNQHQNQNQTQTQSSDNKQQDKQHTGSELVIDGRTLKAVSLNTLLSVYLLLVCVLVLSSCYLAYKIVSLEQRLTMLGSITESPPQESDFLWGSEVNTELFSELLTINLMKLEKVQKNLQRLLDEAS from the exons ATGGAAAACTACGGCGTGGACGACATCCTCCAGTTCAAAAAGAGCAGCACCGGGTCCAGACCTTCTCACCG TTCCGATGCGGAAAACGCGGAGAAGCGTCCCAGAAGCGAGAGGACGGCCCGAGATCCACCGGACGCCGTCGAGCCGGAGCGACGCGAGCCGCCTGGCGGCAGAAAACCGGCCTTGGTCAG ATCAAAGACCTTCGATCCCTCTCTGCTGACTCGCGTGCAGACGGACCCGGACTCCAAGATAGAGAGGAAGAAGTCTTACTACAGCCAG CTTTCAAAGAGCAACTGCCAGTACCATAAAATATTCAAGGAGATCTGCAAAGAAGAACAGCTCAGACAGA GTTACACCTGTGCTCTGCAGAAAGACATCCTCTACCAGGGACGGATGTTTGTCTCCGACCACTGGATCTGTTTCCACTCCAAGGTGTTTGGAAAGGACACAAAG ATCGCCATCCCGGTGGTGTCCGTCACGCACGTCAAGAAGACCAAAACCGCCATCCTGCTGCCCAACGCCCTGGTGGTCGCCACCGCTAATGACagg tacGTCTTCGTGTCCTTCATGTCCAGAGACAACACCTACAAGTTCTTGATGTCCAGCTGTCTTCACCTGGAG GAGAAGAGTCCGTGCAGCAGCCCTGTCCCGTCCTCGGCTGCGAGCAGcttcagaggtcaaaggtcacctcaGAGGTCACCTCTGACGCCTCACTATGCTCTG AGCTTCCCGGCTGATTTCTGCGAGCTGGACGTGGCGGTGAGGCAGAGGAGGCGAGAcgtggaggagagcagcagctcgGACTCACAGACCCCCGACTACGACAAGGCAGCAG AGTTCCCCGATCCTCTGCCCGAACACCAACGGGTGAAGAACCagcaccagaaccagaaccagacccagacgcagagctctgacaacaagcagcaggaCAAACAGCACACTG GGTCAGAGCTGGTGATTGACGGCAGAACTCTGAAAGCAGTTTCTCTCAACACTCTGCTGTCTGTCTACTTGTTACT agtgtgtgtcctGGTCCTCTCTTCCTGTTACTTGGCCTATAAGATCGTCTCGTTGGAGCAGCGGCTGACGATGCTCGGCTCCATCACCGAGTCCCCCCCCCAGGA AAGCGACTTCCTGTGGGGGAGCGAGGTGAACACGGAGCTTTTCTCGGAACTGCTGACCATCAACCTGATGAAGCTGGAGAAG gTGCAGAAGAACCTGCAGCGGCTGCTGGACGAAGCCTCCTGA